The Paenibacillus sp. MBLB1832 genome has a window encoding:
- a CDS encoding right-handed parallel beta-helix repeat-containing protein, which yields MVHGFKRSKRSLVISLIVSLLMAAWVMLISAKPAHAATPKTYYVNITTGQDRSDYGLSTSTPFKNIQYAADLTNPGDTVYVMNGTYYKTNDQDVFHVTRSGDTTGGYINYLAYPGHHPKLNAIDAWNHIVVSASYIKIDGFEIEGDNANLTLADGEARYNHYVQNKPTNTIDWNYVRKTQTNGISIKPGVDLTTPHDIRISNNIVHDVPGGGISAEKSDYVTVENNTVYNNSWYTLYATSGISFLTPKDADSNTTLYKNVIRNNRVYNNKTLVKWEKTQDYSDGNGIIIDSTLKAPAYTGKTLVTNNLSYLNGGSGIHSYHSSNVDIINNTSYQNSSQLNYGEIFAQSSDQVNILNNILVARTGKNINTNYSNTNVTTNYNVYDNGNPVVSGPNDIWSDPLFVNAASGDFHLSIGSKAIDTGGASLTPTNDFDYNPRPRGAAPDRGAYESQNLIGNPSFEWGSLSGGWTKEQNSAGIAIQNTGSYSGTYKAAFNTTAATKLSQTVTTPSTKTYTVTAYVVTNIASNVIVGADVAGVNQAQQVVATGGYKKITFTVNATAGQLIKVWISAPLSASGWVGIDDVSVQ from the coding sequence ACAACAGGGCAGGATCGAAGTGATTATGGACTATCTACGAGCACCCCGTTCAAGAACATTCAATATGCTGCAGACTTAACGAACCCTGGAGATACGGTTTATGTCATGAATGGAACGTATTACAAGACGAATGATCAAGATGTCTTCCATGTCACACGATCAGGGGATACCACCGGCGGATATATCAACTACCTAGCCTATCCAGGTCATCATCCGAAGCTCAATGCCATTGATGCTTGGAATCATATCGTTGTAAGCGCTTCATATATTAAAATTGATGGATTCGAAATTGAAGGTGACAATGCCAATCTCACACTTGCCGATGGCGAAGCGCGCTATAACCATTATGTTCAGAACAAACCAACAAATACCATTGATTGGAATTATGTGCGTAAAACCCAAACCAATGGGATTAGTATTAAGCCTGGAGTGGACCTTACCACCCCACACGATATTAGGATAAGTAATAATATCGTCCATGATGTGCCTGGCGGAGGTATAAGCGCTGAGAAGTCTGATTATGTGACCGTTGAGAATAATACAGTTTATAATAACTCGTGGTATACACTTTATGCCACAAGCGGGATCTCGTTTCTAACGCCAAAAGATGCGGATTCGAATACGACCCTCTATAAAAACGTGATTCGTAATAATCGTGTATATAACAACAAAACATTGGTGAAATGGGAAAAAACTCAAGATTACTCAGATGGCAATGGCATCATTATTGATAGCACACTTAAAGCTCCAGCCTATACAGGAAAAACACTAGTGACGAATAATCTTTCCTACTTAAATGGCGGTTCCGGCATACATTCCTATCATAGTTCCAACGTTGATATAATAAATAACACGTCCTACCAGAATTCATCTCAGTTGAACTACGGAGAAATATTCGCCCAATCCTCGGATCAGGTAAATATCCTAAATAATATTTTGGTGGCTAGAACAGGTAAAAATATCAATACGAACTATAGTAATACAAACGTGACGACCAATTACAATGTGTACGATAATGGCAATCCGGTTGTTAGCGGTCCAAATGACATTTGGAGTGATCCCTTATTCGTCAACGCGGCATCTGGCGATTTCCATCTCAGTATCGGGTCCAAAGCAATCGATACTGGTGGTGCCAGCCTGACGCCAACAAACGACTTTGATTACAATCCTCGCCCAAGAGGGGCAGCGCCCGACCGAGGTGCCTATGAAAGTCAGAATCTCATTGGTAATCCTAGCTTTGAATGGGGCAGCCTGAGTGGGGGATGGACCAAAGAACAAAATAGTGCCGGTATCGCCATTCAAAATACGGGCTCATACTCCGGAACTTATAAGGCTGCCTTTAACACCACAGCGGCAACGAAGCTTTCTCAAACGGTAACAACACCATCGACAAAGACTTATACGGTTACGGCGTATGTGGTTACAAACATTGCAAGCAATGTGATCGTAGGGGCCGATGTAGCAGGAGTGAACCAGGCACAGCAAGTCGTTGCGACAGGCGGTTATAAGAAAATAACGTTCACAGTGAATGCCACAGCTGGGCAACTAATAAAGGTGTGGATTAGCGCCCCTCTAAGTGCCAGCGGCTGGGTTGGTATCGACGACGTCTCTGTTCAGTAA
- a CDS encoding ABC transporter permease: MNARLWMLLKRDRYLYLLGLPGIAALLLFKYVPMWGILIAFQDYSPFLGFMKSKWVGFEHFQFFFQNPDFFKLFRNTLAINIMSLVFFFPVPIILSLMLNEIRQLAFKRTIQSIVYLPHFLSWVIISGLTFTFFATGEGFVNKLLLTYGFTPVEWLTTPSFFWAFLTGQSIWKEAGWGTVIFLAAITGVDTQLYEAAKIDGATRLRQIWNITIPSIRNVIVILLILKLGHIMDVGFEQVFLLQNSAVSEVADVFDTYVYRVGIKQSQFSYTTAVGLFKSVIGFALVIISNKLSKKFGGDGFF; this comes from the coding sequence ATGAACGCAAGATTATGGATGCTGCTGAAGCGGGATAGATATTTGTACCTGCTGGGATTACCGGGCATAGCAGCATTACTATTATTTAAATATGTGCCAATGTGGGGAATTCTAATCGCCTTTCAGGACTATTCGCCTTTTTTAGGTTTTATGAAAAGCAAATGGGTTGGATTTGAACATTTTCAATTTTTTTTTCAAAATCCTGATTTTTTTAAATTATTTCGCAACACGCTGGCCATCAACATCATGAGTCTTGTCTTTTTCTTCCCGGTTCCTATTATTTTATCATTAATGCTAAATGAGATTAGGCAGCTGGCTTTCAAACGCACGATTCAATCGATCGTTTACTTGCCTCATTTTCTTTCCTGGGTTATCATTTCAGGTCTTACTTTTACCTTCTTCGCTACCGGCGAGGGTTTCGTTAATAAGCTGCTGCTTACTTATGGATTTACACCCGTAGAGTGGTTGACAACACCTTCCTTCTTCTGGGCATTTTTAACAGGACAAAGCATTTGGAAGGAAGCTGGTTGGGGGACAGTTATATTCCTAGCAGCAATTACAGGAGTAGACACGCAGCTATATGAAGCTGCAAAGATCGATGGGGCTACTCGCTTGCGTCAGATTTGGAATATCACGATTCCTAGTATTCGTAACGTGATTGTGATCTTATTGATTCTCAAACTCGGACATATTATGGATGTCGGATTCGAGCAAGTCTTTCTATTGCAGAACTCCGCGGTATCCGAAGTGGCTGATGTATTCGATACCTATGTATACCGAGTGGGGATTAAGCAATCCCAGTTCAGCTATACCACAGCGGTTGGGCTGTTTAAATCCGTGATAGGTTTTGCCCTCGTCATTATCTCAAATAAGTTATCCAAAAAATTTGGCGGCGATGGTTTCTTCTAG
- a CDS encoding helix-turn-helix domain-containing protein, which produces MSLYILGVDRIETQVNRTFEIQLDQATRQVNEQLTQLEVTLSQWAFNPIFGTRLRDKLNWGQELELANNLYKTLIIMRETNPLIAEVYLYVEPTNKLITGSGGVNAVSDPVASKALHNLLQGEKDMYWTSTLPELTKVDILAPKQSFKYTLVHRIAGSIPEKYGAIIVQLNTDKIGTYFKDFGDAGTSLLIDSQGDSLSTQVSKRGYTPLETSLKNTVLQRLEKQNLGTFILKDNNRRYSASFGTISRLGTHWIFATATDVSQFSAPVVIMSRLILTVSLAGILAAILLAWFASKRLYRPVAKLIGEWQGLSEERQLLQTKVEEQLPTLMESFMLQLVQGRLYYLNEKELAHRLAYYGWDMDDNQVAILVLQLSGLDNAEGKFKTDDEQLVTFAAANIVNELTKLRFSQSHIINFQDLSVGILVKIPRDPVQTTLKLELKQLSADICSALHQTLHLQATLCLGQLRTELGLIPDTMEEARRTLKYGNLTNMNTLLDMEELIPRGEYTFFYPFEIEKDLIHAMRLGQEEDAIRFAERFVAELKNSDGVELFLHQAMAQLLGNIQNALLQAGFHVYAFYEGQNLFEELLGIRQSPDMLKWLIHRIILPCMQELDQSHNKSLSKRVETIVRLVDEKYMTDISLEACADLIGIHISTLSKAFKTATGMTFLDYVLKVRIEASQKLLIETDLKISEIAEMVGYQHSWFHRVFKKYVGITPTEYREKHS; this is translated from the coding sequence ATGTCTTTATATATCCTTGGCGTGGATCGCATCGAGACCCAAGTAAACCGAACCTTTGAAATTCAACTGGATCAAGCAACACGACAAGTAAATGAACAACTCACTCAGCTGGAAGTCACCCTTTCTCAATGGGCTTTTAATCCTATCTTCGGTACCAGGCTTCGCGACAAATTGAATTGGGGACAAGAACTTGAACTAGCCAATAACCTGTATAAAACACTGATCATTATGAGAGAAACAAATCCATTGATTGCAGAGGTTTATTTATATGTGGAACCTACGAATAAATTAATTACTGGCAGTGGTGGTGTAAACGCTGTCTCCGATCCTGTTGCATCCAAAGCCTTGCACAACCTTCTGCAGGGAGAGAAAGATATGTATTGGACTTCTACCCTGCCAGAATTAACAAAAGTTGATATACTAGCTCCTAAGCAATCCTTCAAATACACATTGGTTCATCGTATTGCAGGCAGTATTCCTGAAAAATACGGCGCTATCATTGTACAATTAAATACAGATAAGATAGGGACTTATTTTAAGGATTTTGGCGATGCGGGTACTTCATTACTTATTGACAGCCAGGGGGATTCTTTGTCAACCCAAGTTAGCAAACGCGGCTATACGCCCCTTGAAACATCTTTGAAAAATACGGTTCTACAGCGATTAGAGAAACAGAATCTTGGAACCTTTATACTCAAAGATAACAATCGGAGATACTCCGCTTCTTTTGGAACCATATCTCGCTTGGGCACACATTGGATATTTGCGACAGCCACGGATGTATCCCAATTTTCCGCTCCTGTTGTTATCATGTCTAGATTAATTTTGACCGTGAGCTTAGCAGGCATACTAGCAGCGATTCTACTCGCTTGGTTTGCATCTAAACGACTTTATCGCCCTGTTGCCAAATTGATCGGGGAATGGCAGGGTCTCTCTGAGGAAAGGCAATTATTGCAAACCAAAGTAGAGGAACAACTGCCAACACTTATGGAAAGCTTTATGCTGCAGCTTGTGCAAGGACGATTATATTACTTAAATGAAAAGGAACTTGCCCATCGGTTAGCCTATTATGGGTGGGACATGGACGATAATCAGGTAGCGATCCTTGTGCTGCAATTGTCGGGACTAGATAATGCTGAGGGTAAGTTCAAGACTGATGATGAGCAGCTTGTCACTTTCGCTGCGGCTAACATTGTGAATGAGCTTACCAAGCTTCGTTTCAGTCAATCTCACATCATCAACTTTCAAGATCTATCTGTTGGGATTCTTGTTAAAATACCAAGGGATCCCGTTCAAACAACGCTGAAACTGGAACTAAAGCAATTATCCGCGGATATTTGTTCTGCCCTGCATCAGACACTTCATTTGCAAGCAACTCTATGCCTAGGTCAATTACGTACAGAGCTCGGTCTGATCCCAGACACGATGGAAGAAGCGAGACGCACGTTGAAATATGGGAATCTGACGAATATGAATACGTTGTTGGATATGGAGGAGCTCATTCCAAGAGGAGAATACACCTTTTTCTATCCATTTGAAATAGAGAAAGATTTGATTCACGCTATGCGGCTGGGCCAAGAGGAAGATGCGATTCGCTTTGCAGAGAGATTTGTTGCTGAGTTAAAAAACAGTGATGGCGTTGAGCTTTTCCTACATCAGGCCATGGCTCAGCTGCTTGGAAATATTCAAAACGCCTTACTGCAGGCAGGCTTTCACGTTTATGCTTTTTATGAGGGACAGAACCTGTTCGAAGAGCTCTTGGGAATTCGGCAATCGCCAGACATGCTGAAATGGCTTATCCATCGTATTATTCTGCCTTGCATGCAAGAGCTTGATCAATCCCATAATAAAAGCCTATCGAAACGAGTTGAAACCATTGTACGCCTCGTGGATGAGAAATATATGACCGATATTTCCCTGGAGGCATGTGCTGATTTGATCGGGATTCATATCTCTACCTTGAGTAAAGCTTTTAAAACAGCGACAGGCATGACTTTCCTAGACTATGTGTTAAAGGTTCGAATTGAAGCGTCTCAAAAGCTGCTTATTGAAACTGATTTAAAAATCAGTGAGATTGCCGAAATGGTTGGGTATCAGCATTCTTGGTTTCATCGCGTATTTAAGAAATACGTGGGTATTACACCCACGGAGTATAGGGAAAAGCATAGCTGA
- a CDS encoding carbohydrate ABC transporter permease: MKESIGERIFAKTNFILLLVIGLVSLFPFYYVVIVSFAHPDEFIRSSFILFPKKFSLAAYQYILSTDIFVNSIGVSAYLAIVGTLLSLVVSAAYAYMISRKRLFGRRFLTISLLITILFSPGIIPNYLLIKDLGLINSLWSIILPGLLSGWNVLLLKTFFDSIPDSLEESAYIDGANDLRIFFRIILPLSLPAMAAFGLFFAVGYWNTFFNAILYLTDYHKYPLQVLLQGMLLQAETSIADPGVAAQQASEHAIPADTIKMAAVVIATVPILMVYPFLQRHFAKGVMLGSVKG; the protein is encoded by the coding sequence GTGAAAGAATCAATCGGGGAGCGAATATTTGCTAAAACTAATTTTATATTGCTGCTAGTAATCGGGCTTGTTTCGCTGTTTCCCTTCTATTATGTCGTAATTGTATCCTTTGCCCATCCAGATGAGTTTATCAGGAGCAGTTTTATCTTGTTTCCCAAAAAGTTTTCGTTAGCTGCCTACCAGTACATTTTGTCTACGGATATTTTTGTTAATTCGATCGGCGTCAGCGCCTACCTTGCCATCGTAGGGACTCTGTTAAGCTTGGTCGTATCCGCAGCGTATGCCTATATGATCTCAAGAAAACGATTGTTCGGACGTCGATTTTTAACCATCTCACTGTTAATCACGATTTTGTTTAGTCCTGGTATTATTCCCAACTATTTATTAATTAAAGATTTGGGGCTTATTAATAGTCTATGGTCCATTATTCTTCCTGGTTTATTGAGTGGTTGGAATGTGCTGCTGCTCAAGACCTTCTTCGACAGTATACCAGATAGCTTAGAGGAATCCGCCTATATTGACGGGGCTAATGACTTGCGCATTTTCTTTCGAATTATTTTGCCGCTTTCCCTGCCAGCCATGGCCGCTTTCGGATTATTCTTTGCCGTAGGTTACTGGAACACCTTCTTCAATGCAATTCTCTATTTGACGGATTATCACAAATACCCTCTTCAAGTGCTGCTACAGGGTATGCTGCTGCAAGCGGAAACCAGTATTGCTGATCCTGGGGTAGCGGCACAGCAAGCCTCCGAACACGCGATTCCTGCCGATACAATCAAGATGGCGGCAGTCGTCATCGCAACCGTACCGATTCTAATGGTGTATCCATTCCTTCAAAGACATTTTGCCAAGGGTGTTATGCTTGGCTCCGTCAAGGGATGA